The stretch of DNA AAGAGATATCGGGAAAACATGATGAAAATTAAAAGCGGTAATATATTTGAAGTGGCGGAAGTGGTTAAAACTCTTATGGTAAGAGAAAAAGAAAAAGGACTGTCTACAGGCGAAAAAAAAATGTTAAATAATGCAAAGCAAATTCTTATAAGTGAATTAGTTTTAGCTAAAGGTGTTAACCAAAGTGAAATAGAAGGCATAATAGATAGTTATCTTGATCTTTAGGGGTGTAAACTGTTAAGTTGTATGTTAGGTTATTACAAATTTATTGTTAAAAAAAAATAATTTTGCAGGGGAGTTAGGTAACGTGGTGAATAATGTAATTAAACTTTCCTTCGCTGCTGTGGGTGCAGTTACTGGGTTTACGCTTACAAGAACTCTTTTTACCTTACAGGATATCAGCATTCCTCAAGATTTGAAAATTGTGATTTATGCTATTGTTGCAGTATTTGTTGCTGTGCTTTTTTATTCAACAGCCACTAGAATAATAGATACAGTGTTCAAAGTTCTGGATAAGCTTGAACACACGGTTCAAAACATGACACTTTACGAGTTGACTATAAGTGCAGCAGGTCTGGTAATAGGCCTTATAGTTGCAAATTTGATAGCAATACCTTTTAACAAGCTCAATGTTGTTGGAGTGCCTATATCCATAGCAATTAACATTTTATTTGGTTGTGTGGGAATAGCAGTTGCTTCAGGGAAAAAAGATGAACCTCTATTCGGTTATAAAAACAATGGACAACATATAGAACCTAAAGTTGTGGACACCAGTGTTATTATTGATGGTAGGATAGTTGATATAATCAGGGCGGGTTTTTTGGAGGGCGAATTGATAGTACCGAATTTTGTCCTTGAAGAACTGCGCCATATAGCCGATTCATCCGACCCGGTGAAAAGAAATAGGGGAAGGCGGGGCCTGGACGTATTGAATATTTTACAAAAAGAGTTAGACTGTACTGTGAGAATTGAAAATATTGATACTCCTGAAGGTACTGAAGTTGATACTGAATTACTCAATGTTGCAAAGAAGTTAGGCGCAAAGGTATTGACAATTGACTTTAACTTGAGTAAAGTTGCAAATGTACAGGGTGTAGGTGTATTGAATATAAACCAACTGGCTAATGCCGTAAAACCCATAGCCCTGCCTGGAGAGGAAATGGTCGTGCAAGTTATAAAAGACGGGAAGGAAAATGGGCAGGGGATAGGTTACTTAGATGATGGCACCATGATTGTGGTAGATGGCGGCAGGAAGCATATAGGTGAGAGTATAAGTGTAATGGTGACCAGTGTCCTCCAGACGGCTGCGGGGAGAATGATTTTTGCCAAGCCTAAGTATAATGTTGAAAGAGTAATGTAGAAATAGAAAGAGTAATATAGAATTAGAAAGGGTAATGTAGCGAATAGTGATAAGCGTAATTATAGCAGCAGCAGGCAAAGGTACACGGATGAATACAAATACTAACAAACTGTATATTGATATTGGTAATATACCTATACTTGCAAGGAGTATTAAAGTTTTCGAGGAGTGTCGCCTTGTAGATGAAATAATATTGGTTGTAAATGAAGATGACATTATTT from Bacillota bacterium encodes:
- a CDS encoding TRAM domain-containing protein; translation: MTLYELTISAAGLVIGLIVANLIAIPFNKLNVVGVPISIAINILFGCVGIAVASGKKDEPLFGYKNNGQHIEPKVVDTSVIIDGRIVDIIRAGFLEGELIVPNFVLEELRHIADSSDPVKRNRGRRGLDVLNILQKELDCTVRIENIDTPEGTEVDTELLNVAKKLGAKVLTIDFNLSKVANVQGVGVLNINQLANAVKPIALPGEEMVVQVIKDGKENGQGIGYLDDGTMIVVDGGRKHIGESISVMVTSVLQTAAGRMIFAKPKYNVERVM